The window TCCAcactttcactctactccacgGTCTGAaacttctattttctctttaccttctattttcattctcagcCTTCCATCTTCAGTTTCACCCATCAGAAGTGACCCAAAGTTGCAGAGTAGGCTTACCCCACCAAGACTCACACTCGCCTGCTGCTAGGGGCCCAAAGCAGTTCTGTTTGGAAGGTTTtctcttaaccttctaatttggtgtcTCATTGAACTGAACCAAATTAGGAGTCAAGCATCTCTATAACACCATCTACACTTGATCCAAATTGGAAGTCCATCACTAGGCTGGTTTGGCTAGGAACCCCAACCTTCTAATTTCTGGTTATATTCTTATTTCTGGATTCTGTGGGTTTTTTGGGACTGGAATTCCAGTCTTACATTCAAGtcatctaggcgacccaaggcaatTGGAGGGGGGCTAGAGGCAAGGCGAAACAAACAGGACAACCAAGGCAcccacctaggcgacgccttgacaactatgatcaggAGCATATATCTAAAACATAGATCAGCTGAAATAAGAATTTGGGTTGGCCATGTCAGGGTAAGAGGAGAGGGGTACTATTTATTAGTGAGATCCACTTTCTACTTTCTACAGAAAAATTCCGAGATACTCGGGGGGAAAATAATTACATCTCCAAATGATGCATGAATAGGTGTTCGTCCATGCTATGAAATACCACCAAAATCTTCACCTTAGCAGGCAATACAGAAACTAAAGCTAAGCCTAAAATAAGTTCAATAAATTTCCACATAAAATGACTTGAAAATAGTAAAAACTAAACCTTATTGGGAGATCAAAAAGGCTTCAAGTTGGTAATTGAACATAAAAAATCCCATACAACGAAACAAAGACAAGGAACATGGGCTCTAAGCATATTCAAGGAAGCCACACAAGTGCCAAACAAATTACACTATAAAGTACTAAATCAGTGAGCAAGCTGATATAAATTAAGCAAGCAATTCTCAGTTTCACCATCACACTGCAACTTGTTATTATGTATGCTATAAAGTAGTAAACCAGTGACCAAGTCAATATAAACTGAAACAAGAAATCTCTGTTTCACCATACAACACTGAATTCTCACTGAGTACATGTCAAACAAACTCATCAACAAAACAGTGTGATGGATAaaaagattttttaaaaaaaatcaagaaacaaACTTTCAATATGACAACTATATAGAGTAGTCACCACTGTATAGTCATCTGAATAATTAAATGTAATCACACGCACAAGAAAAATATGAATAACCAGGAAAAGATGTTCAGATGTCTTACATTGGAATGTAAAGAGGGAGCTTCTCTTTGATGGGCCCGAACATATGGCAAAAGTTTGTTCCAAGATTCAGAATCTGGTAGGAGATTCTACTCCTTCATGATGAAGGCTTGATCCATCATCAAGTATGTAAATTTGATCATAAATGGTCATCAGGTGATGCGAGACAGGCCAGATCGCAATTAAACCTATTGAGTGTTGCCAAAGTGAAGTACCAGTAATAAGAATCAAGTGCACCACATATATGCTCAATTAAAGGGTTACAATGTACTTATGGCTGACTGATGAAATCGATATCAGTTTGTAGAACATTGGAGGCCAGAAAGTGCAGTGAACACTaatcacaaaacaaaaaaaaacatattgaaGAATGGAAGTTGATAGTAGCAATGCTTTAACAGTTGAGTGAGGGAAGGGGAAAAGTAAAGAGCATATCCAGTAAGCCTATCCAAAAACATCTTCGCTGTGTGTCACCAAAATTTAGTCCACGTTCAAAAGCTTAtgcaagaaatttgaaaatattcgTTACAGAACCCGGCAAAACTGCTAAGAAATGCACAAGGAAAATTATGGAAGAAGTACATCCATAAAAAAGAGAGGtggaaaatgaaaacaaaagaagttcCTTTTCTGAATAATTGATGCATCTGAACACGTTCATTCCCCAAGCTGCCACGGCCCAAAAGTTGTCCATTCTTTAAAGCAACAAGAATAACCGCGAACCAAATTATCAGACTAAAAACaaagtaaaacagaaaattagcGATAAATAACAATCGAAGAAACCTCAGAAAAGGATAGCGACCAAATCACAAACtaagcaaaaaaaaacaaaacatccATCTCACCTAACGTGCACCATATCCTCCCATTTGCCCAACAGCAGATTGTGGCCTTTGTTGATGAGGCTGCGCCATCGGGCCACTCTGATACGAGTTATTAGCTTGATAAGCTTGTGGGTTCTGATAACCTGGATTCCCCATTCCATATCCCGGCATTGCCTGCGGTATTGTCGATTGGGCAGTGGACGCAACAGGATGTGGGGCAGCATTCATGGCAGCTGCCCAAGCGGGGTTCAACGATGCAAGAACAGCAGGGTTAACTCCAAAAGCAGCTGGATTCTGCCCAGCAGCGGCCAATACAGCAAGCGCTGCCTGATTCGGAGGAAGCCCCTGACCAAACGGAAAGGTTCCACCAAAGAACCCCTGACCTAACAATTGTGCAGCAGAGGCGGCCGAAGCGTTCTGAGCCATAGCCCCGTCCGGAGCATTAAAACCACCACCACCGGATGCCCCAAAACCAACACCCCCTTGTGCATTGAAGCCACCACCTGCGTTGGCCGGGGTATTAAAGCCACCAGCACCCAGAACATTCCCAGGGGCGGGAGCGGGTCCGCCACCTCCAGAGATGGGGGCAGCAGCAGTAGACCTAAGCTTATGGCTATCGGTCGCCTTCTGGCAATACAACTGGTGCCCGTCGAAACTCTTGTTTGGTTCTTCTAAAGCCTTCCTCGCCCCTTCCGCAGtcttataaataaaaagagCAAAACCCTTAGATTTCCCCGTCTTCTTATCAAACCCCAAAGGACCCTCTTCAATCTCTCCATACTTAGAGAAGAAAGCATGTAACTTATCAGAAGGAACGTCCGGATGCACATTACCTACATAAATCTTCTTAGGAAGATTATCATGCGAGGGATGCTGAGTCTGCTGCGTATGTGGAACCGAATTTGACTGAACCGTATTGACAGGACCAGAGGATGCAAGCTGACAAGCAGTCATCCGAGACTCAATCTTCTTCTGAGGTTCTTTAAGGGCTACCTGAGCGTGTCGACGATGCTTGAAGAGCAAGAAACCATAGCCCTTGGATTTACCCGTAGCCTTGTCTAAGACAACGTTGCAATCTTCAAGCTCACCGAACTGTGAAAAGAATTCACGGAGTTTCTCAGTGGTGGTCTCCCAACCGAGTCCATGGACAAAGATCTTACGGTGAGCGGGATCAAGGTCGGCAACTCGGTAGATTTCTTCTAATACTTTTGAATCATTAGAAACGGCTATACCTAGAAGTTCGATGAGTTGTTCTTTGTTGAAGGGCTCCAAGAGTTTTgtcaagtcttcttcttcttcttcttcttctacttctaatCCTTCTGCTTCTCCTCTTTCATTTCCCTCTTCACCGTTAGCGTCGGGCTCAGTGACCGACATGTCAACCTCTTCATCAACCTCTCCGTCGACCTTTCGCTTCTTCGCCATAAGcgcagagaaagagagaaagagagaaagcgaGAGTTGCAGATAAGCAGATCagcagaaaaggagagaaaCGATGAGGGTGAAAACCAGGGAACTTCTTCTACTACCCTACCGTTATGGGGAAGAGGTATTTATAGTATTCTACTGTCCTCCATCCCTAACGGCCGTGGCCCGTGACGAGTCggcaaagatttttttttagggtttagaagACGTAATTGGTACGATTCCTGTATACGTGATTTCGTTCAATAAAAAAAGGTAACACTGGGCATTTGTGGGACCAATTAAGTTGTTAATAAAATCTCCGTGATCCTGCGATCATGACCGTCAAAACTTTAACCGATTCATTCATGGCTTGCCTATTTAGGACTTTACAACCATGCAAAATTCGGAATCGTGTCCAGCCGATTCTGATTTGGATTGGTCGGAATCGATTGGATTTTGTTCTAACCCTAGATTTTGCCCAAATCAACCGATTCTTGAAATCATGGGATTTGGAACTTCTTATATGCGTGCTTGCTTGCTTTAAGGtaaatttttatcatttccaaCACCTAATCTATATTTACCCAAATTCCTCTATGAAGTACTTTCTTTGTGAATTCCTCCACTAATCAAGTAAATTCATCTCTTTTTCATTGAAAAAGTAAATTTTTATCACTAGTGTGATCTTGTTAGTTACATAGTTTCTTCCGTTATTAAAAGTGGGAttgttgatttctttttttaatcattgAGGGGTATGAGACAAGGGAATCTTCTAAGTCCATACATTTCCATCTTTGCTATGAAGGGTTTATCTCACTTTAGAGGTATAttgaatatgttttttttttttgtgtttttttggtgGAGTGATCTGAATATGTTTAAGGGAATCAAAATTACTAAGTTTGCCCTTGAGATTAcccatttgtttttttggagacaatacatttttcttttgtaagGCGAACTTAGACAGGTCAATGTAataaggatcgagtttcccatcTCATTCATCACAAGGTGGAAGAAGGCGGAAAAAAGCatcagaagggtattttgggaacataataaaacctaggaggggtccatgaatcctaggatggtgggtgaaccctCCTCTACAGATGGAGGAAAACCTAGTCCATATAATAGTAAAAatgatatttattttattaagaaCACTTCACCGTTGGAAGATTTGTTATAAGCTTGGCATGAAGGAGATGCCTTCATCATTTCTTTACTAAGGTTTTCCATTGCTTGTTAATAGAGTTAAGAGTAAATCTTTAATGAGTATAGTTCATAGATTTCAAGGTAAGTTTTTTCTCAGGCAGCAAGATCCATTCTTATTAAGTGGTTCTGAGTTTTGTATCCACCAACTTATTAATGTCATACTTCCTATTCCCAAAGAACATTTGTTCGCAATTGGCCTCTACAAATGCTCGGCTCTAGAGGGATGAATCTGATGACCATAGGAAAATGTCCTTGAACTTCTTAATCCCAATATATGCATTCCTCATGTCATTCCTAAATTGAGGAATATGGTATGTTGGAAAGTGGGTACAGAGATGCCTATCGATATGTGGAGATCGAGAATCATGGATTCCTGGTTAGCCTCAAGTGTTTCTAAGTACAGTAATGAATCCTATCCCAATATTTAATAACACCAATTAGTTTATTAATGGAAGATCTTGGAATAATACattaatatctctctctctctctctctctctctctctctctctctcctaatgATATTGATGTTCTTATATGTAGGATACCATTGGCAAATGCCATACCTTGTTGGAGTTTAAGGTGGCTTTTTTAGAAGCTAGAATGAACATAGGCATTAAAGTAATTTTGTAATACATAGTTGGAACTTCTCAATACAATATTTAaagtgaagagaaaaaaaataataaaaatctgCCACTGAAGGGTAATCTGGATATTTAAAAAAtcaggagagaaggagagatgaAAGTTTGTTTTATTGGGgaaatttagagagagagagaaagagaagagttGACAGGGAAATTTGGATAATATAAGTTAAAAAGTTTAGGGGACTACAAAAAATTTCCCTTTGTTTTAAATCAAGTAACTACCCGAATATGATAGACTTGGGATAGGTCAAACCAAGAATAATCAGGCCCAGTCTAATCCACAGCTAGGCTGAGCTACTAATCCTTTTAACTTTTCAAAGAATCCTTCATCAATGTTTCAGCTAGGTTAGAATAAATGGCATCGATTTATCCTAACCCCTCTCAAACCCACCCAGTCAAGTGGCCTTAGTAATAAGGTCCCTTTTATTAGATGcgaaataaaaatttcaatgataaaatgaagtaaaatgaaatataaacaaaaagaaagggtTTCTGACACCATACTCAAATCATGGTATGTGAATCAATTTGTCAATAAGGGACCCACTTGATTAGAGAGGAAAGAATGTCAAGGATGTGCGAGGCTGTGGAAAAACATCGCCACACTAAAGACATGGGGATCTTTTCCCCCTAAGGTTTTGTTTGTTCTGACAGAAaatttacatgttgaaaagtttttcaaatttgtttccattaaaaaataaacattggAAACTTTTCAACTTTGAAGTAAAATTTTTCTAGGTAGAATTTTAtgccgaaacaaacggagcctaaagAAATTTTAAGGGAAGATTTTCATCAGTAAACTTATTAGGGTGGCTCACTAATTGATAACCACGTGGCGGGATAATGTGGCAATTCTAACCATTACATAGGTTTAGAATTGGATAAGCCCCATGTCAAATTCCTAAgacctaattcaatcaaataaccTCTCATATATTGACATGCATCGTTGCATTTTTCTGCCATCCATGTATGCCCATGTATCCTTTTGTAGTCCCTAGATTTTCAAAGATTTATTTTGACTTGAACAACCGATTCTCAATCCACTCCCACAGTCTTGGGCCTCTTGGCAATTGAACAAAACTCTTCTACTggaggctctctctctctctccttaaagtCCAACAACTATTGTTATTCCAGAAAAGTAGTAGGCCAACAACTATTGTTATTCCAGCAAAGCCACTCCTAGAGGAATTATCTAAGAGTAAAACAGACTTGCCAGCATTTCATCATCCCTGCTACAACCAAGCGTCtggtaaaaagaaaaacagtagGAGGAGCCTCTGAAAAAGGACAATGGCAATCATTTGAGGTTTTGTCATAGCGGTGTATcccaaggaagaaagaaaatggtTGGAAGAGGGTGTCAAGACTCGAGACTGGAAAGAAGGGGGTGGTTGGAAATGATGGAAGAACGTGGGAGAGGGAGAGCCACCAAGAGTAAGGGGGTGGTCATGGATGGCATTACAGTGGCCAGAGATAGTGCCACAGTGACCAGATCCAACAGAGACATTAGTGGCCAATGTTAGATTGGCCTTGCCGTGGAAGGAGCAAAGGGGGTTTGTCACAGGAACTGCTGGAGGTGAAGGGGTAAGTCCGCATATCCTTCAGGAAGTCAAAATGAAGACAGTTTGGAGTTATCATTCAACTTTGAAGCAGTTGGAAGCAAAGAAATTTCCAATGTCTGGTTGCTTTCCCATTAAGAAACGTGGAAAGGCAAAAGTGAGAACGACTGGGTTTCCTTCACAATGTCTTTTGGTTGCAACTGAAAGGGGGGACACTTTCCCGGAGGACAGATTTCGCTCTCCCTAGGCAAACAACCAAATCTACACTCCTAAATTGTTGGGAATGGCTTTTCCCTTCCCAATCTTCACAGGAagcaaccaaataaataaatttgtagCCAAAGTATCATGCCTCGAGAAGTAGGTCACTAAGCTAGAAACCCTAGTTGAATGAATGCCATCAGAAAGACTGAAGATTATATTTCTCCATTATAAGATATTCTGTCAACACTAGGCCTCTCCTGTAGCTAGACATAGTTTTACTGCCATAGGCAACACAGGACCTAAGATTTTGACATGCATGAAGATGGAGCACTTGCAACAGAATCATTTTTCCGGCGATCTGAACCAAGAGGCAGCATAGAAGCCGTGAATACCTTGCTGACTGTTCAACAGGGTTAGACCCTTTGGCACTGTAAGTGGCTACACCTTTCTGGAGAGACAaggtaagaaaataaaacactaaGAACAGTAATGGAGAACAAAGATATCATCAAGgacaaccaaaaagaaaaaaaattttgatttaggCTGAAATGTTTACCGCCAATGCATCTACAGGaaataataagagaaagaatgaaccaaaacaaaaaggCAGCAGAGAGCTATGAAGCCATTTCAGTAAGATAACAAGTGAAGACCGATACTGCATCTTGAAGATGACCTTCGCGCAGGTCTTCTGGGATAGGGGCATTGAACATGGTTTCAAAGCAGCTCAACTGATCTTCATAGGTTGAGGCCTCTCCACCATCCAATATAAGAATAGCACATAATTCCTCAGCCATCTCAGAATATGTCGCTCTAAGAAACACAGATTCAAACAACAAACCATGCAAAGGTAAGCAAACGACTTAGCAAAAAGATTAATTTACTTTAGAGCATAACTAGATAGACACAACTTCGATTACTCAAGCCAAATGAAATTCCTTTTCTAATTGGAAACAGAGAAATTAATATTAAAAGAACATGGCAAACCCGAAATTGTTGAAGAGATCTGGCCTGGTCAGTGAAAGAAGATATGTTTCTAAATCATATAAGTTGGGTTTATGTGTCTAAAGTCCAAGCATTCAAACATTTAACATTACATCTTTCTGGTGGCCCAATCCCCTGAACTGcctaacttctttttttttttttttttttttttgtggggtggggggggggggggggagggagagggaagggAAAATCATATAGAGCATTTCCTATTCACAAACACTCAAATGAGCAAAACCTATGAAACATTTCAACCCAAAGTCCAAGCTTGTCCGTGATCGACCAATcgatcaaaacaaaagaagtgACAGCTAGTGAAGGGTTAAGAACATTAATGAAATTGCTCGCATCAGGAAAGAGAGAGTCTACCATCAACTAGTCACCAATTTTCTCCCCAAATTGTGACAGGGAGAAACTTTCATCAAAACAAAACCtcatacattgtttttcttttagtttttttttttaggggaaagGTGTGGGGGTAGGGAAGGAGATagcaaaaggaaaataaaaaaataaaacctagaAATTTATCCCAGAAGGGTAAGTCAGGAATAATCAAATGGCAAGGGGCAAATCACAAAGTGAAGTTCAAGAAAAAACTGTTTAGTCAAATGTTAAAGGCATATTAGAAATAGTGGAAGTAGACCAACAAACCATATGATCAAACTCGATCCCTTCACATACATCATATTTGCACTTAGTAAAGTAGCAACATTAATCTAGTGAAGGTACAGATGCTCTTGGACAGTAAAACAGAACTATGTTTATTACATCTTACCAAACATAAGCTCCCAAAAGAAGACTTCAATTGAGAGGAAATATGTTAAGGCATAGCTGGAAACTGAAAATAGTATACATCCAATCAAGAGCCATAATTGATGCAGGAAATTCATATAAataggctta is drawn from Telopea speciosissima isolate NSW1024214 ecotype Mountain lineage chromosome 1, Tspe_v1, whole genome shotgun sequence and contains these coding sequences:
- the LOC122648883 gene encoding UBP1-associated protein 2A-like: MAKKRKVDGEVDEEVDMSVTEPDANGEEGNERGEAEGLEVEEEEEEEDLTKLLEPFNKEQLIELLGIAVSNDSKVLEEIYRVADLDPAHRKIFVHGLGWETTTEKLREFFSQFGELEDCNVVLDKATGKSKGYGFLLFKHRRHAQVALKEPQKKIESRMTACQLASSGPVNTVQSNSVPHTQQTQHPSHDNLPKKIYVGNVHPDVPSDKLHAFFSKYGEIEEGPLGFDKKTGKSKGFALFIYKTAEGARKALEEPNKSFDGHQLYCQKATDSHKLRSTAAAPISGGGGPAPAPGNVLGAGGFNTPANAGGGFNAQGGVGFGASGGGGFNAPDGAMAQNASAASAAQLLGQGFFGGTFPFGQGLPPNQAALAVLAAAGQNPAAFGVNPAVLASLNPAWAAAMNAAPHPVASTAQSTIPQAMPGYGMGNPGYQNPQAYQANNSYQSGPMAQPHQQRPQSAVGQMGGYGAR